A window from Brucella sp. BE17 encodes these proteins:
- a CDS encoding aromatic alcohol reductase: protein MHQTASNVKSRNILVLGAGELGMPVLRNLARRAKDIDGATISVLLRASAIESDSSAKQRDIAEIRDLGVEIVVGDLVKSSIDGLASLFSQYDTVIGCTGYAAGINTPMKLAKAALQSGIPRYFPWQFGVDFEAIGRGGPQDIFDAQLDVRELLRSQNKTEWVIISTGMFMSYLFEPEFGVVDLENSAVKALGGFDNAVTVTTPDDIGVLTAEIVFYEPTITNEIVFLAGDTVTYGQLADKLEAGLNRPFSRSEWTVPVLMEELANDPQNMMRKYRAAFGIGRGMAWDKADTFNVREGIKVTDVSDWINANLTAK, encoded by the coding sequence ATGCATCAAACAGCTTCCAACGTGAAGTCCCGGAATATCCTCGTGCTGGGCGCTGGAGAACTCGGCATGCCGGTCCTGCGCAATCTGGCCCGTCGCGCAAAGGACATTGACGGCGCAACGATAAGTGTCTTGTTGCGCGCCAGCGCCATAGAGTCTGACTCATCAGCCAAGCAGCGCGACATCGCTGAAATTCGAGACTTGGGGGTTGAGATCGTCGTAGGCGATCTGGTGAAGAGCTCGATTGATGGTTTGGCATCTCTGTTCTCGCAGTATGACACCGTCATCGGCTGCACGGGATATGCGGCTGGGATCAACACGCCGATGAAGCTTGCGAAGGCTGCTTTGCAGTCAGGAATCCCGCGCTATTTCCCCTGGCAGTTCGGTGTTGATTTCGAAGCAATCGGTCGAGGTGGTCCACAGGACATTTTCGACGCGCAGCTCGATGTGCGTGAACTGCTTCGCTCGCAGAACAAGACCGAATGGGTGATCATCTCCACCGGCATGTTCATGAGTTATCTGTTCGAGCCCGAGTTCGGTGTCGTCGATCTGGAAAACAGCGCGGTCAAAGCCCTTGGCGGCTTCGATAACGCTGTCACGGTGACGACGCCTGATGACATCGGCGTGCTCACCGCCGAAATCGTATTCTACGAGCCGACCATCACCAACGAGATTGTCTTCCTGGCGGGCGATACGGTCACCTACGGCCAGCTTGCGGACAAGCTGGAGGCGGGTTTGAACCGACCCTTCAGCCGTTCCGAATGGACGGTTCCGGTTCTCATGGAAGAACTGGCAAACGACCCCCAAAACATGATGCGCAAGTACCGAGCGGCCTTCGGTATCGGGCGAGGCATGGCATGGGACAAGGCCGACACTTTCAACGTGCGTGAAGGCATCAAGGTTACTGATGTTTCCGATTGGATCAACGCGAACCTGACGGCCAAGTGA
- a CDS encoding type II toxin-antitoxin system prevent-host-death family antitoxin: MRTLSAKDAKYEFGRLIDLARAEPVAVTKHGRAVVVVIAVEEYERLKDNEMVKRNDHSSKNNGTAR, translated from the coding sequence ATGCGAACCCTAAGCGCGAAAGACGCAAAGTACGAATTTGGGCGGCTTATTGATCTTGCGCGAGCTGAGCCGGTGGCGGTGACCAAGCATGGTCGGGCCGTCGTCGTGGTAATTGCGGTCGAGGAGTACGAGCGGTTAAAGGACAATGAAATGGTTAAAAGGAATGACCACTCGAGCAAGAATAATGGGACTGCACGATGA
- a CDS encoding type I restriction endonuclease subunit R, which yields MTTNRPERDIEDVLIAKLKGLKYEYRPDIRDRATLEANFRNKFEALNRIKLTDGEFQRLHDEIVTPDVFTAARTLRERNSFTRDDGTPLNYTLVNIKDWCKNSFEVINQLRINTDNSHHRYDVILLINGVPVVQIELKTLGISPRRAMEQIVDYKNDPGNGYTKTILCFLQLFIVSNRDRTFYFANNNVRHFTFNAEERFLPVYEFADVDNKKIVHLDSFADTFLVKCTLGQTISRYMVLVASEQKLLMMRPYQVYAVKAIVDSIAQDCGNGYIWHTTGSGKTLTSFKASTLLKDNPDIEKCLFVVDRKDLDRQTREEFNKFQEGCVEENTNTASLVRRLLSDDYADKVIVCTIQKLGLALDENSKRNKQQKKDGKKSFKEQLEPLRDKRIAFIFDECHRSQFGENHKAIKEFFPRAQLFGFTGTPIFDQNAAQQKIEDTQASMKTTEDLFQQRLHTYTITHAIEDGNVLRFHVDYFKPQGKTLPKPGEPLAKRAVIDAILAKHDAATGHRRFNALLATSSINDAIEYHTLFKKIQAEKLATDPSFQPLNIACVFSPPAEGNPDVKQIQEDLPQEKEDNAVEPEKKKEALKAILADYNAHYATNHKIGEFDLYYQDVQKRIKDQQWPDADLKKAYPNQPHHKIDITIVVDMLLTGFDSKFLNTLYVDKNLKHHGLIQAFSRTNRVLNATKPYGNILDFRQQQGAVDAAIALFSGEAAAEKAREIWLVDKAPVVIQKLETAVQNLDTFMKSQGLECAPEAVHNLKGDAARAAFIEHFKEVQRLKTQLDQYTDLTDENRKTIEQVLPRDNLLGFRGAYLETAQRLRTQKGTATEKPSQEADQLDFEFVLFASAVIDYDYIMGLIARYSEATPGKQKMSREELIGLIQSDAKFMDEREDIAAYINTLKAGEGLSEKAIRDGYSRFKAEKNALELAGIAGKHGLETEALQGFVDTILQRMIFDGEALTDLMEPLGLNWKTRRVKELDLMADLMPLLLKRAAGREISGLSAYEQ from the coding sequence ATGACCACGAACAGACCCGAACGCGATATTGAGGATGTCCTGATCGCGAAACTCAAGGGGCTTAAGTACGAGTATCGACCTGATATTCGTGATAGAGCTACTTTGGAGGCAAATTTTAGGAACAAATTCGAGGCGCTAAATCGCATTAAGCTCACTGATGGCGAGTTTCAGCGGTTGCACGATGAAATAGTGACGCCGGATGTTTTTACGGCGGCACGAACTTTGCGTGAGCGGAATAGTTTCACCCGCGATGACGGCACGCCGCTGAACTACACGCTCGTGAACATCAAGGACTGGTGCAAGAATTCCTTCGAGGTGATCAACCAGCTTCGTATCAATACGGACAACAGCCACCACCGCTATGATGTCATTCTCCTGATCAATGGCGTTCCGGTTGTCCAGATCGAGCTGAAGACCCTCGGCATTAGCCCTCGTCGTGCCATGGAGCAGATCGTCGATTACAAGAACGATCCCGGGAACGGCTATACCAAGACCATCCTATGCTTCCTTCAGCTTTTCATCGTCAGCAACCGCGATCGGACCTTTTACTTCGCGAACAACAATGTGCGTCATTTCACCTTCAATGCCGAAGAACGATTTCTCCCAGTCTATGAGTTTGCGGACGTCGACAACAAGAAGATCGTCCATCTCGACAGCTTTGCCGATACATTCCTTGTCAAATGCACCCTCGGCCAGACGATCAGCCGGTACATGGTTCTGGTCGCAAGCGAGCAGAAACTACTTATGATGCGCCCGTATCAGGTCTACGCGGTGAAGGCGATTGTCGACTCCATCGCCCAGGACTGCGGTAACGGGTACATCTGGCACACGACGGGCAGCGGCAAGACGCTCACCTCCTTCAAGGCGTCAACGCTCTTGAAGGACAATCCCGACATCGAGAAATGCCTCTTCGTTGTGGATCGCAAAGACCTCGATCGCCAGACGCGCGAGGAGTTCAACAAGTTCCAGGAAGGCTGTGTCGAGGAGAACACCAACACCGCCTCCCTGGTTCGACGCCTTCTGTCGGACGATTACGCCGACAAGGTCATTGTCTGTACGATTCAGAAGCTGGGCCTCGCGCTGGACGAAAACAGCAAGCGCAACAAGCAACAGAAGAAGGACGGCAAGAAGAGCTTCAAGGAGCAGCTCGAGCCCTTGCGCGACAAGCGCATCGCCTTCATCTTCGACGAATGTCACCGGTCGCAGTTCGGCGAGAACCACAAGGCTATCAAGGAGTTCTTCCCTCGCGCCCAGCTCTTCGGCTTCACCGGGACGCCGATCTTTGATCAGAACGCCGCGCAGCAGAAGATCGAAGACACTCAGGCCAGCATGAAGACGACGGAAGACCTCTTCCAGCAGCGCCTTCACACATACACGATCACACACGCCATCGAGGACGGGAACGTTCTTCGGTTCCATGTCGACTATTTCAAGCCGCAAGGCAAAACACTGCCGAAGCCGGGTGAACCACTGGCCAAGCGGGCGGTCATTGATGCGATCCTCGCGAAACACGACGCGGCCACTGGTCACCGCCGCTTCAACGCCTTGCTAGCCACCTCGTCGATCAATGACGCCATCGAGTATCACACCCTCTTCAAGAAAATTCAGGCCGAAAAACTGGCAACGGATCCGAGCTTCCAGCCGCTGAACATCGCATGCGTCTTCTCCCCGCCCGCCGAGGGCAATCCTGACGTAAAGCAGATCCAAGAAGACCTGCCGCAGGAGAAGGAAGACAACGCCGTTGAACCGGAGAAAAAGAAGGAGGCCCTGAAGGCCATCCTCGCCGACTACAACGCCCACTACGCCACCAATCACAAGATCGGTGAATTCGACCTATATTATCAGGACGTGCAAAAACGCATCAAGGATCAACAATGGCCGGATGCCGACCTTAAGAAAGCTTACCCCAATCAGCCACACCACAAGATCGACATCACGATTGTCGTCGACATGCTGCTGACCGGCTTTGATTCCAAGTTCCTGAATACTCTCTATGTGGACAAGAACCTGAAGCATCATGGCCTGATCCAAGCCTTTTCGCGCACGAACCGAGTGCTGAACGCCACCAAGCCCTATGGCAACATCCTCGACTTCCGCCAGCAACAAGGCGCAGTCGATGCAGCCATCGCACTTTTCTCGGGCGAGGCCGCCGCCGAAAAGGCCCGGGAAATCTGGCTAGTCGACAAGGCTCCAGTGGTCATTCAGAAACTGGAGACCGCGGTCCAGAATCTCGATACCTTCATGAAATCACAGGGCCTCGAGTGCGCCCCGGAAGCCGTGCACAACCTCAAGGGCGACGCGGCTCGTGCGGCATTCATTGAGCACTTCAAGGAGGTCCAGCGGCTCAAGACCCAACTTGACCAGTACACCGACCTGACCGACGAAAACCGCAAGACCATAGAACAGGTTCTGCCACGCGACAACCTGCTTGGCTTCCGCGGCGCCTATCTGGAGACTGCGCAGCGCCTTCGAACCCAAAAGGGCACGGCCACGGAGAAGCCCAGCCAAGAGGCTGACCAACTGGATTTCGAATTCGTTCTCTTCGCCTCCGCGGTCATCGACTATGACTACATCATGGGTCTGATCGCTCGCTATTCCGAGGCAACGCCCGGCAAGCAGAAGATGAGCCGTGAGGAACTGATCGGCCTGATCCAGTCTGACGCCAAATTCATGGACGAGCGCGAGGATATCGCAGCGTACATCAATACCCTCAAGGCAGGGGAAGGCCTCAGCGAAAAGGCCATCCGCGACGGCTACAGCCGCTTCAAGGCGGAAAAGAACGCCTTGGAACTGGCGGGCATTGCGGGCAAGCACGGCCTGGAGACCGAGGCTCTGCAAGGCTTTGTCGACACCATCCTGCAACGTATGATCTTTGATGGCGAGGCGCTGACCGACCTGATGGAACCCCTTGGCCTGAACTGGAAGACGCGGCGGGTGAAAGAACTGGACCTGATGGCCGACCTGATGCCGTTGCTGCTCAAGCGCGCCGCTGGGCGTGAGATTTCGGGGCTGAGTGCTTATGAGCAGTAA
- a CDS encoding restriction endonuclease subunit S — protein sequence MAGRGALLVSKLRFTEFAGDPIQHLQLGDATTESTERNGDGQAAAQIMGVSKVEGIVPMEERIIAADTARYKFVRKDWFAYNPMRLNIGSIARWQGDDDILVSPDYVVFKCKSSGPHRLDPVYLDHFRRYDPWEDFVSEKGDGSVRVRIYYKDLARLELALPSFPEQQKIADCLDSADALIAAQGRKVDALKAHKEGLMQQLFPRPERVENGIKIPAETQPRLRFPEFEGAGEWEPRTVGSVCTSFSGGTPNTSNPEFYGGDIPFIRSAEIGKETTELFLTRTGLENSAAKLVKKGDVLVALYGANSGDVAIGKIAGAINQAILCLRPSVNGAFLSHFLTHRKDWIITKYIQGGQGNLSGEIVKSIGLVFPSPTEQQRIADCLTSHDDLIAGATRKLNALKTHKKGLMQQLFPQIGEGDA from the coding sequence GTGGCGGGGCGCGGTGCGTTGCTAGTATCAAAGTTGCGGTTCACCGAGTTTGCCGGTGACCCAATCCAGCATTTACAACTGGGGGACGCCACAACCGAAAGCACTGAGCGAAACGGCGATGGTCAAGCCGCGGCGCAAATCATGGGGGTGTCAAAAGTCGAAGGTATCGTGCCGATGGAAGAGCGCATCATCGCGGCTGACACAGCACGCTACAAGTTCGTGCGAAAGGATTGGTTCGCTTACAACCCGATGCGGCTTAACATCGGCTCGATTGCCCGTTGGCAAGGTGACGACGACATTCTGGTCAGCCCTGATTATGTCGTTTTCAAATGCAAGAGCAGCGGCCCACACAGGCTCGATCCTGTTTATCTTGATCACTTCCGGCGCTATGATCCATGGGAGGACTTTGTTTCGGAAAAGGGCGATGGAAGTGTTCGCGTACGCATTTATTACAAGGACCTGGCCCGCCTAGAGCTGGCACTTCCGTCCTTTCCCGAACAACAAAAGATTGCCGACTGTCTGGATTCTGCGGATGCGCTGATTGCCGCGCAAGGGCGGAAGGTCGATGCGCTGAAGGCACATAAAGAGGGCCTGATGCAGCAGCTTTTTCCACGCCCCGAGCGCGTCGAGAATGGCATTAAAATACCTGCCGAAACCCAACCCCGCCTCCGCTTTCCCGAGTTTGAGGGGGCGGGGGAGTGGGAACCACGAACCGTGGGATCAGTTTGCACCTCTTTTAGCGGAGGTACGCCGAATACCTCAAATCCAGAATTCTACGGAGGAGATATTCCGTTCATTCGATCAGCCGAGATTGGCAAAGAAACCACAGAACTATTTCTGACCCGTACAGGGCTTGAAAACTCCGCGGCAAAACTGGTCAAGAAGGGTGACGTACTCGTCGCACTCTATGGCGCGAATAGTGGCGACGTGGCGATCGGAAAGATCGCTGGTGCGATCAACCAAGCTATCCTTTGCCTGAGACCATCTGTGAATGGTGCATTTCTCAGCCATTTCCTAACCCATCGAAAAGATTGGATCATTACAAAGTATATTCAGGGCGGTCAGGGCAATTTGTCGGGTGAAATCGTCAAGTCTATTGGGCTTGTATTTCCGTCACCAACAGAACAACAGCGCATCGCTGACTGCCTCACCTCCCACGATGACCTCATCGCTGGCGCCACCCGAAAGCTCAACGCGCTAAAGACCCACAAGAAGGGGCTGATGCAGCAGCTTTTCCCCCAAATCGGGGAGGGTGACGCATGA
- a CDS encoding AAA family ATPase: MSTYKNLKTLVARLRDDLNNPTGAASLILIYAYNRTGKTRLSMEFKDAGKRKNKKNPTGTPDTLYFNAFTEDLFVWENDLEGDSVRRLQLNEKSSFFNAMTELALDETIARYLSRYTDFEFDFTYKDVQQGKDTISKPDFVSFRKGGEVNIKVSRGEQNIFIWCIFMAICERMLDGHESYQGKKYLYIDDPISSLDDNNAISVACDLAKLLRRAATRQDAEGKPAPIKVIFSSHHALFFNVMCNEIGRKKEDEPSVSHKRYFLHRPSGEGNYTLQATEDTPFFHHVSTLAELQRAADPKKGKLYTFHFNALRSVMEKTASFFGHPSIAFCLKALDTDADRALFNRALNLLSHGAYAIHEPTEMGEDNKELFRRILREFVTRFEFHLPGAASAPHPTPAPAPVPQEAPAQ; this comes from the coding sequence ATGAGCACCTACAAGAACCTGAAGACTTTGGTGGCGCGGCTGCGTGACGATCTGAACAACCCAACCGGGGCAGCATCGCTGATCTTGATCTATGCCTATAACCGTACCGGCAAGACCCGCCTGTCAATGGAGTTCAAGGACGCAGGCAAGCGCAAGAACAAGAAGAACCCGACCGGCACGCCCGACACGCTGTACTTCAACGCCTTCACCGAGGATCTATTCGTCTGGGAGAACGACCTTGAAGGCGACAGCGTGCGCCGCCTGCAACTGAACGAGAAGTCGTCCTTCTTCAATGCGATGACAGAGCTCGCGCTGGACGAAACCATCGCTCGCTACCTATCCCGTTATACCGATTTCGAGTTCGACTTCACCTACAAGGACGTTCAGCAAGGCAAGGACACCATCTCAAAGCCGGATTTCGTCAGCTTCCGAAAGGGCGGCGAGGTCAACATCAAGGTGTCGCGGGGCGAACAGAATATCTTCATCTGGTGCATCTTCATGGCCATCTGCGAACGGATGCTGGATGGGCATGAATCCTATCAGGGGAAGAAGTACCTCTACATCGACGACCCGATCTCGTCGCTAGACGACAACAACGCGATTTCTGTCGCCTGCGACCTAGCCAAGCTCCTCCGTCGGGCTGCCACAAGGCAAGACGCCGAAGGCAAGCCTGCCCCGATCAAGGTGATCTTCTCTTCGCATCACGCGCTGTTCTTCAATGTAATGTGCAACGAAATTGGCAGAAAGAAAGAGGACGAGCCATCTGTCAGCCACAAGCGCTACTTCTTGCATCGCCCGAGCGGCGAAGGAAATTACACGCTTCAAGCGACGGAAGACACGCCCTTCTTTCATCATGTTTCGACGCTCGCCGAATTGCAGCGCGCGGCTGATCCGAAGAAGGGCAAGCTCTACACCTTCCACTTCAACGCCCTGCGCAGCGTCATGGAGAAGACGGCATCGTTCTTCGGTCATCCGAGCATCGCCTTTTGCCTGAAGGCTCTCGACACCGACGCAGACAGGGCGCTGTTCAATCGTGCCCTGAACCTTTTAAGCCACGGCGCCTATGCCATCCATGAACCCACGGAGATGGGTGAGGACAACAAGGAACTGTTTCGTCGTATTCTGCGCGAGTTCGTTACGCGGTTCGAGTTTCACCTCCCGGGCGCCGCTTCGGCCCCGCATCCCACCCCGGCGCCTGCGCCCGTCCCCCAGGAAGCACCAGCACAATGA
- a CDS encoding type I restriction-modification system subunit M — protein MNDQIQKQLGKTLWNIADTLRGAMNADDFRDYMLSFLFLRYLSDNYETAARKELGRDYPDPNTIGNGGRSPLSVWYTQNPDDISAFEKQMRLKAHYVIKPEHLWTSIAHMARTQSDDLLNTLQAGFKYIENESFQSTFGGLFSEINLGSEKLGRTYADRNAKLCAIITEIANGLADFSSGVDALGDAYEYLIGQFAAGSGKKAGEFYTPQQVSDILSAIVTLDSQEPATGKKEHLASVLDFACGSGSLLLNVRKRMGPHGIGKIYGQEKNITTYNLARMNMLLHGVKDTEFEIYHGDTLNNDWDILRELNPAKKPSFDAIVANPPFSLRWEPTEAMGDDVRFKNHGLAPKSAADFAFLLHGFHYLKDEGVMAIILPHGVLFRGGAEERIRTKLLKDGHIDTVIGLPANLFYSTGIPVCILVLKKCKKPDDVLFINAAEHYEKGKRQNRLREGLDGKPNDIQKIIETYQFRKEEDRYSKRVTMERIAEEGFNLNISRYISTAVAEAEIDLDATQQELVSIEDQIRKATSNHNSFLRELGLPVLPGTQ, from the coding sequence ATGAACGACCAAATCCAAAAGCAACTGGGCAAGACGCTCTGGAACATCGCGGACACGCTGCGCGGAGCGATGAACGCGGACGACTTCCGCGATTACATGCTGTCTTTCCTGTTCCTGCGTTATCTGTCGGACAACTACGAGACGGCCGCCCGGAAGGAGCTCGGACGCGACTACCCGGATCCGAACACAATCGGCAATGGCGGGCGCTCGCCGCTTTCCGTGTGGTATACGCAAAACCCCGACGATATTTCAGCTTTTGAAAAGCAGATGCGCCTCAAGGCGCATTACGTCATCAAACCGGAGCACCTATGGACCAGCATCGCCCACATGGCGCGCACCCAGAGCGACGATCTTCTGAACACTCTGCAGGCTGGTTTCAAATATATCGAGAACGAGTCCTTCCAGAGCACGTTCGGGGGGCTTTTTTCGGAGATCAATCTTGGCTCTGAAAAGCTTGGGCGGACCTATGCTGATCGCAACGCCAAACTATGCGCGATCATCACCGAGATCGCCAATGGGCTCGCCGATTTTTCATCCGGTGTCGACGCGCTGGGTGATGCATATGAATACCTGATCGGCCAGTTTGCCGCTGGTTCTGGAAAGAAGGCAGGCGAGTTCTATACCCCACAGCAGGTATCTGACATCCTTTCCGCAATCGTGACGTTGGACAGCCAGGAACCCGCAACCGGTAAGAAAGAGCACCTCGCCAGTGTGCTCGATTTCGCATGCGGTTCAGGCTCGCTCTTGCTGAATGTGCGAAAGCGCATGGGACCGCACGGCATCGGGAAAATCTACGGGCAAGAAAAGAACATCACAACCTATAACCTCGCTCGCATGAACATGCTGCTGCACGGCGTGAAAGACACGGAATTCGAAATCTACCATGGCGATACGCTGAATAATGACTGGGACATTCTGCGAGAGCTGAACCCCGCCAAGAAACCATCGTTTGATGCGATTGTGGCCAACCCGCCGTTCAGCCTCCGTTGGGAGCCGACTGAAGCAATGGGCGACGACGTGCGGTTCAAGAACCATGGGCTGGCGCCCAAGTCTGCCGCTGACTTCGCCTTCCTACTGCACGGTTTCCACTACTTGAAGGATGAGGGCGTAATGGCCATCATTCTGCCGCACGGCGTGCTGTTCCGGGGTGGGGCAGAGGAGCGTATCCGCACAAAGCTCCTGAAGGATGGTCACATCGACACGGTGATCGGCCTGCCTGCGAACCTTTTCTATTCGACCGGCATCCCGGTCTGCATCCTCGTACTGAAAAAGTGCAAGAAGCCCGATGATGTGCTCTTCATCAACGCGGCCGAGCACTATGAAAAAGGCAAGCGGCAGAACCGATTGCGTGAGGGGTTGGATGGCAAGCCGAATGACATTCAGAAGATTATCGAAACGTACCAGTTCCGCAAGGAAGAGGACCGCTACTCCAAGCGCGTGACTATGGAGCGCATCGCTGAGGAGGGCTTCAACCTCAACATCTCCCGATACATCAGCACAGCTGTGGCTGAGGCTGAAATCGACCTGGATGCAACGCAGCAGGAATTGGTCTCAATCGAAGACCAAATTCGGAAAGCAACGTCGAACCACAACTCGTTTCTGAGGGAATTGGGGCTTCCAGTTCTTCCTGGAACCCAATGA
- a CDS encoding type II toxin-antitoxin system prevent-host-death family antitoxin yields the protein MPTTTSLEFQRKFGQYLNESHREPVEITRHGRREFVLMSAAQYDALLSAAQRMDNTIKAASEPEQN from the coding sequence ATGCCAACCACAACCTCCCTCGAATTTCAGCGCAAGTTCGGACAGTATCTGAACGAGTCTCACCGTGAGCCGGTAGAGATCACGCGACATGGCCGGCGCGAGTTTGTGCTGATGTCGGCCGCCCAATATGACGCGTTACTGTCAGCGGCGCAGCGCATGGACAATACCATCAAAGCCGCCTCCGAACCTGAACAGAATTAA